One genomic region from Entelurus aequoreus isolate RoL-2023_Sb linkage group LG14, RoL_Eaeq_v1.1, whole genome shotgun sequence encodes:
- the LOC133664294 gene encoding uncharacterized protein LOC133664294, with translation MQECGEEEEEGIQSGIAPDQADISRHTCGDEGSEELQEPEEPDQAETGGVQDDNTDCDRLIDLETLQEETMENTRTHDEDPPQTEAQTTPAVQSLHPLNTLVADAASEPCWYCLRSLEQDYLLQAPQPDTDPLPPLPSGGQKVSYQTDPRPHFGVAWSSHSTCRPLWGSEGPSWGQRSPDDAGETHTCPHCHLGLPADTLSWHEVKHALFYTCTTQ, from the exons ATGCAGGAGTGCggcgaggaagaggaggaggggaTCCAAAG TGGGATCGCTCCTGACCAGGCCGACATTAGCAGACACACTTGTGGCGATGAGGGCTCGGAAGAGCTCCAAGAACCGGAGGAACCGGACCAGGCTGAGACGGGAGGAGTCCAGGATGACAACACCGATTGTGATAGG CTCATTGACCTAGAAACGTTACAAGAGGAGACAATGGAAAACACAAGGACACACGATGAAGACCCCCCACAAACCGAGGCACAGACAACACCCGCTGTACAGTCACTGCATCCCCTCAACACACTTG TTGCAGACGCTGCATCAGAGCCGTGCTGGTACTGCCTCAGGTCTCTAGAGCAGGACTATCTTCTCCAAGCTCCTCAG CCGGACACGGATCCTTTGCCGCCACTGCCCTCTGGCGGCCAGAAGGTGAGCTACCAGACGGACCCTCGCCCCCACTTCGGCGTGGCGTGGTCCTCCCACTCGACGTGTCGCCCTCTGTGGGGCAGCGAGGGCCCCAGCTGGGGTCAGAGGAGCCCGGACGATGCCGGGGAGACGCACACCTGCCCGCACTGCCACCTGGGACTGCCTGCTGACACGCTGAGCTGGCATGAGGTGAAACACGCTTTATTCTACACGTGCACGACccaataa